In Trifolium pratense cultivar HEN17-A07 linkage group LG7, ARS_RC_1.1, whole genome shotgun sequence, a genomic segment contains:
- the LOC123895568 gene encoding cellulose synthase A catalytic subunit 7 [UDP-forming]-like isoform X3, with protein sequence MDAKSGLFAGSLNSNELVVIQEHNEPKTVKNLDGQVCEICGDSVGRTVDGDLFVACEECGFPVCRPCYEYERREGTQVCPQCHTRYKRIKGSPRVEGDEDEEDIDDIEYEFKMEEERYKLKHEESMRSRDDNENTKYGELPLSSHTGGANFDNKEKTDDWKLQQGNLLIETDAVDPEKAMKDETRQPLSRKVAIPSGRLSPYRMMVVTRLILLILFFEYRIFHPVPEAIGLWFISVSCEIWLALSWMVDQIPKWFPIDRETYLDRLSVRFEPENKPNMLSPIDIFVTTADPIKEPPLVTANTILSILALDYPAHKISCYVSDDGASMLTFEALQETAEFAQKWVPFCKQFSVEPRAPEKYFSEKVDFLKDKIQTTYVKERRTMKREYEEFKVRINALVAKSMRIPAEGWSMKDETPWPGNNTKDHPSMIQIILGHYGGDNKDNELPSLVYISREKRPAFQHHTKAGAMNALLRVSAVLSNAPFVLNLDCNHYVNNSKVVREAMCFFMDIQLGNSIAFVQFPLRFDSLDRNDRYANKNTILFDINLRCLDGIQGPVYIGSGCIFRRKALNGFDPPKAAKRSQIVQVHSKQDENGEDESIIADEDKQLLQSDMNTEDKFGKSTLFMNSSLTEEGGVDPSSTQEALLKEAIHVMSCSYEDRTLWGYEVGMSYGSIAADTLTSLKMHTRGWRSIYCMPKRAAFRGTAPINLTERLNQVLRWAVGSLEILFSRHCPLWYGFKEGRLKVLQRIAYINSTVYPFSALPLTIYCIIPAICLLTDKFITPSVGTFASLVFISLFISIFASAILELRWSGVSLEEWWRNQQFWVIGSVSAHLFAIVQSLMGGFLSRLNAHFSIVSKTPDVDGEFNQLYTIRWTVLLIPPTTVTIINLIGIVAGFTDAINSGEHEWGILIGKLFFSSWVIAHLYPFLKGLMGRQNRTPTLIVIWSVLLASIFSLVWVRIDPFVMKTKGPDVKQCGISC encoded by the exons ATGGATGCTAAGAGTGGTCTTTTTGCAGGGTCTCTTAACAGCAATGAACTTGTTGTCATCCAAGAACACAATGAG CCTAAGACAGTGAAGAACTTGGATGGCCAAGTATGTGAGATATGTGGCGATTCTGTAGGGCGGACGGTAGATGGAGACTTATTTGTAGCTTGTGAAGAGTGTGGCTTCCCTGTCTGCAGGCCATGCTATGAGTATGAAAGAAGGGAAGGCACTCAAGTTTGCCCTCAGTGCCATACAAGATACAAGCGTATCAAAG GAAGTCCAAGAGTTGAgggagatgaagatgaagaagatatCGATGACATTGAATACGAATTTAAAATGGAGGAGGAAAGGTACAAGCTTAAGCATGAAGAGAGTATGCGTAGCAGAGATGACAATGAGAATACTAAATATGGGGAGCTGCCCTTATCTTCTCACA CAGGTGGTGCAAATTTTGATAACAAGGAGAAAACAGATGATTGGAAGTTGCAACAAGGCAATCTGTTGATTGAAACTGATGCAGTTGATCCTGAAAAGGCCAT GAAAGATGAAACTAGACAGCCACTTTCAAGGAAAGTGGCAATACCTTCAGGAAGACTCAGCCCTTATAGAATGATGGTTGTGACTAGGCTTATCCTTCTAATACTCTTCTTTGAGTACAGAATCTTCCATCCAGTACCTGAAGCAATTGGACTTTGGTTCATATCTGTATCATGTGAAATCTGGCTCGCATTGTCATGGATGGTTGATCAAATTCCCAAATGGTTTCCCATTGATCGCGAGACATACCTTGATCGCCTTTCAGTCAG GTTTGAACCGGAAAACAAGCCGAACATGCTATCTCCAATTGATATCTTTGTAACAACTGCGGATCCAATCAAGGAACCACCTCTTGTTACAGCGAATACTATTCTTTCAATTTTGGCACTAGATTATCCTGCGCATAAAATCTCATGCTACGTTTCTGATGACGGTGCTTCCATGCTCACCTTTGAAGCTCTTCAAGAAACTGCTGAATTCGCGCAAAAATGGGTACCTTTTTGTAAACAATTCTCTGTAGAGCCTCGAGCACCAGAGAAGTATTTCTCTGAGAAGGTAGATTTTCTGAAGGATAAGATTCAGACCACATATGTAAAGGAACGCCGTACTATGAAG AGAGAATATGAAGAATTTAAGGTGAGAATCAATGCACTTGTGGCAAAATCCATGAGAATTCCTGCAGAAGGATGGAGTATGAAAGATGAGACACCATGGCCAGGAAACAATACAAAAGATCATCCAAGTATGATACAAATCATTCTTGGTCATTATGGAGGAGACAATAAAGATAACGAACTTCCGTCTCTTGTCTACATCTCTAGAGAGAAAAGGCCTGCATTTCAACATCACACAAAAGCTGGCGCAATGAATGCCTTG CTTCGCGTATCGGCTGTGTTGAGCAACGCTCCTTTTGTGCTCAACTTGGATTGTAATCATTATGTGAATAACAGCAAAGTTGTGAGAGAAGCCATGTGTTTCTTTATGGACATTCAACTAGGGAATAGCATTGCCTTTGTTCAGTTTCCTCTAAGATTTGATAGTCTTGATAGAAATGATCGTTATGCCAACAAAAACActattttatttgat ATTAACTTGAGGTGTTTAGATGGAATTCAAGGACCTGTTTATATTGGATCAGGTTGTATATTCAGAAGGAAAGCATTAAATGGCTTTGATCCTCCTAAGGCGGCAAAGCGCTCTCAAATCGTACAAGTACACTCAAAACAGGATGAAAATGGAGAGGATGAAAGCATTATAG CAGATGAAGACAAGCAGCTATTGCAATCAGATATGAATACTGAAGATAAATTTGGAAAGTCTACACTCTTCATGAATTCTTCATTAACAGAAGAAGGTGGTGTAGATCCTTCTTCAACCCAGGAAGCCTTGCTTAAAGAAGCCATTCATGTCATGAGTTGTAGCTACGAAGATCGAACACTTTGGGGATACGAg GTTGGTATGAGCTATGGATCTATAGCAGCAGATACTCTTACAAGTTTAAAGATGCATACTCGCGGTTGGAGATCGATATACTGCATGCCAAAGAGGGCTGCTTTTCGAGGAACAGCACCAATCAATCTTACAGAAAGACTTAACCAAGTACTTAGATGGGCCGTAGGATCACTTGAAATCCTATTCAGCCGCCACTGCCCATTATGGTATGGTTTTAAGGAAGGAAGACTCAAGGTTCTTCAAAGGATTGCCTATATTAACAGCACTGTCTACCCTTTTAGTGCATTACCTCTCACAATCTACTGTATCATTCCTGCCATCTGCTTGCTCACTGATAAATTCATCACACCATCG GTAGGAACTTTTGCAAGTCTAGTATTCATTTCTCTATTCATCTCAATCTTTGCTTCTGCCATTCTTGAACTAAGATGGAGTGGAGTTAGTCTTGAGGAATGGTGGAGAAATCAACAATTTTGGGTCATTGGAAGTGTATCAGCACATCTCTTTGCAATTGTACAAAGCCTAATGGGAGGATTCCTTAGTAGACTCAATGCACATTTCAGCATTGTATCGAAGACACCGGACGTCGATGGCGAGTTTAACCAATTATACACAATTAGATGGACAGTACTACTAATACCTCCAACCACAGTCACAATAATCAACCTTATTGGTATTGTTGCTGGTTTCACTGATGCTATAAATAGTGGAGAACATGAATGGGGAATATTGATTGGGAAATTGTTCTTTTCTTCATGGGTTATTGCTCACCTTTATCCTTTCCTTAAAGGACTAATGGGAAGACAAAATAGAACACCAACACTTATAGTTATTTGGTCTGTTCTTTTGGCTTCTATTTTCTCTTTGGTGTGGGTAAGAATTGACCCTTTTGTGATGAAAACTAAAGGGCCTGATGTTAAACAGTGTGGAATTAGTTGCTGA